In one Mesorhizobium australicum genomic region, the following are encoded:
- a CDS encoding sugar O-acetyltransferase, producing the protein MAADQPRSAREKMAAGEWYSFWDPELTALRERAQEAIFEHNTLPPSKRGNIAPALTAILGAVGEGCRIEQPFHCAYGVNIAMGDGAYMNFGCVILDHGGVTIGRKAMIGPRVQIYTVEHHREPDLRNAGVEVARPVVIGDNVWIGGGAIILGGVTIGDGAIVAAGSVVTRDVLPGTTVAGNPARAVG; encoded by the coding sequence ATGGCCGCCGACCAGCCCCGCAGCGCACGCGAGAAGATGGCGGCGGGCGAGTGGTACAGCTTCTGGGACCCGGAGCTGACGGCGCTGCGCGAGCGGGCGCAGGAGGCGATCTTCGAGCACAACACCCTGCCGCCGTCTAAGCGCGGCAACATCGCGCCGGCGCTGACCGCCATCCTCGGCGCGGTCGGCGAGGGCTGCCGGATCGAGCAGCCGTTCCATTGCGCCTACGGCGTCAACATCGCGATGGGAGACGGCGCCTATATGAACTTCGGCTGCGTGATCCTCGACCATGGCGGCGTCACCATCGGCCGCAAGGCGATGATCGGCCCAAGGGTGCAGATCTACACGGTGGAGCATCACAGGGAGCCCGACCTACGCAATGCCGGCGTGGAGGTCGCGCGGCCGGTGGTGATCGGCGACAATGTCTGGATCGGCGGCGGCGCGATCATTCTCGGCGGCGTGACCATCGGCGACGGCGCGATCGTGGCCGCCGGCTCGGTCGTCACACGCGACGTTCTGCCGGGAACAACCGTCGCCGGCAACCCGGCGCGGGCGGTCGGCTGA
- a CDS encoding CAP domain-containing protein: protein MTKTVAKIFWPLGVAMAALMMALVLSGCQSISLLRVEGAGANASAEQHLAAIRKGAGLSPLAPDSQLEAAARQQAELMAAAGRMKHTTGRGKDFLTRVRGNGVETAAAENIAYGRFGLDGLFKAWVNSPGHRRNMLDPRFTRFGLASAKGEGDRRYWALIVAR from the coding sequence GTGACCAAGACGGTAGCGAAGATCTTCTGGCCCCTGGGCGTCGCGATGGCGGCGCTGATGATGGCGCTGGTGCTCTCGGGGTGCCAGTCGATCTCGCTGCTCCGGGTCGAAGGCGCGGGCGCGAATGCCAGCGCAGAGCAACATCTCGCCGCGATCCGCAAGGGCGCTGGCCTCTCCCCCCTCGCCCCCGACAGCCAGCTTGAAGCCGCCGCGCGCCAGCAGGCCGAGCTGATGGCCGCCGCGGGCAGGATGAAGCACACGACTGGCCGGGGAAAGGACTTCCTCACCCGCGTGCGCGGCAACGGGGTCGAAACCGCCGCCGCCGAGAACATCGCCTATGGCCGGTTCGGCCTCGACGGTCTCTTCAAGGCCTGGGTCAATTCGCCGGGCCACCGGCGCAACATGCTCGACCCCCGCTTCACCCGTTTCGGGCTCGCTTCCGCCAAGGGCGAAGGAGACCGGCGCTACTGGGCGCTGATCGTCGCGCGATAG
- a CDS encoding NAD(P)/FAD-dependent oxidoreductase: MPYSSPISPGYSWYEATVGARPEYPPLDGDVVTDVVIIGGGYTGLSAAVHLAKAGTSVVLLEAHRFGDGASGRNGGQLGTGQRAGPEEMEEELGFTRAKALFDLAEEAKAHLFEFASTNRIEIDFRPGHLNVTHKKRELPDFIKYMEAAARFGYPHMSLMDAAETAERIGSTHYVGGVRDTGAGHIHPMKLLVGTARVAAEAGARLHEKTPATDIATQARKVRVTTPRGTVTAEKCLIATNAYGDNLEPVSAAHIMPIGSFIGATVPLGAESPVLAGGESVSDSRFVVRYFRRAPSGELLFGGREIYAVKDPKDIHVHIRRQIAEIYPALKDVEITHGWGGYVGITAPRKPFVREVMPNVISAGGYSGHGVMLSNFMGKLYAETVSGNRDRLKLFEELKIPAFPGGRRFRSPLLFLALSWFALRDRF, from the coding sequence ATGCCTTATTCCTCCCCCATCTCCCCTGGCTATTCCTGGTATGAGGCGACCGTCGGAGCACGGCCCGAATACCCGCCGCTCGACGGCGACGTTGTGACCGACGTCGTCATCATCGGCGGCGGCTACACCGGTCTTTCCGCCGCCGTCCATCTCGCCAAGGCGGGAACCAGCGTCGTGCTTCTCGAAGCGCATCGTTTCGGCGATGGCGCGTCGGGTCGCAATGGCGGCCAGCTCGGCACCGGCCAGCGCGCCGGACCGGAAGAGATGGAAGAGGAACTCGGCTTCACTCGCGCCAAGGCGCTGTTCGACCTGGCCGAGGAGGCGAAGGCGCATCTGTTCGAATTCGCGTCGACGAACCGGATCGAGATCGATTTTCGTCCAGGCCATCTGAACGTCACGCACAAGAAGCGCGAGCTGCCCGACTTCATCAAATACATGGAGGCCGCGGCGCGCTTCGGCTATCCGCACATGTCCCTCATGGACGCAGCCGAAACTGCGGAGCGGATCGGCTCGACGCACTATGTCGGCGGCGTGCGCGATACGGGCGCGGGCCACATCCACCCCATGAAGCTGCTTGTCGGCACCGCGCGGGTGGCAGCCGAAGCGGGTGCGCGCCTGCACGAGAAGACGCCCGCCACGGACATCGCCACGCAGGCCAGAAAGGTTCGGGTCACGACGCCGCGCGGAACGGTTACCGCGGAGAAATGCCTCATCGCGACCAACGCCTATGGCGACAATCTCGAACCGGTGAGTGCCGCCCACATCATGCCGATCGGCTCTTTCATCGGCGCGACGGTGCCGCTCGGCGCCGAGAGCCCTGTACTGGCCGGCGGCGAGTCGGTGTCGGATTCACGCTTTGTGGTGCGCTATTTCCGGCGTGCGCCGAGCGGCGAGCTCCTGTTCGGCGGACGTGAGATCTACGCCGTGAAGGATCCGAAGGACATTCATGTGCACATCCGCCGCCAGATCGCGGAGATCTACCCGGCACTCAAGGATGTCGAGATCACCCATGGCTGGGGCGGCTATGTCGGCATCACCGCGCCGCGCAAGCCGTTCGTGCGCGAAGTGATGCCGAACGTCATCTCCGCCGGCGGCTATTCCGGCCATGGCGTGATGCTGTCCAACTTCATGGGCAAGCTCTACGCCGAGACGGTCTCCGGCAACCGCGACCGGCTGAAGCTCTTCGAGGAACTGAAGATCCCGGCTTTCCCGGGCGGCCGGCGTTTCCGCTCGCCGCTGCTGTTCCTGGCCCTGTCCTGGTTCGCCCTCAGAGACCGGTTCTGA
- a CDS encoding type II toxin-antitoxin system RelE/ParE family toxin: protein MRVRWTRPALSHLDEIQDYVAARNLVAAYRLINEIIDRTEQLLAANPEAGRPGRVDETRELVLGGTSYVVAYRVSQTIEILAVMHGAQRWPDKFD from the coding sequence GTGAGGGTTCGCTGGACCCGTCCCGCCCTCTCGCACCTGGACGAAATCCAGGATTATGTTGCGGCACGCAACCTTGTCGCTGCCTACAGGCTCATCAACGAGATCATCGATCGGACAGAGCAGCTGCTGGCCGCAAATCCCGAAGCCGGCCGGCCCGGCAGAGTGGACGAAACGCGCGAACTCGTACTTGGCGGCACGTCCTACGTGGTCGCTTACCGGGTCTCGCAGACGATCGAGATTCTTGCCGTGATGCACGGCGCGCAGCGATGGCCGGATAAATTCGACTGA
- a CDS encoding glutamine synthetase family protein: protein MPPAKKEVRPSGRGGGRRTPAFLKNYRGVRNWKEASQWLEWRSIEDIECITPDQAGVARGKMMPSTKFTSNTSLALPSAPFMMTISGDYPEDGNGFEYPEDDGDLKLVPDLSTLSLVPWETDPTAQVICDLVHQDGRLVEFTPRNVLRRVLGEYTRMGLKPVVAPEIEFYLVRKNPDPDYPLTPPVGRSGRPIAGGSGYSIAGVNEFDELIDDIYHFSASQGLEIDTLIHEEGAGQLEINLRHGDPIELADQVFMFKRTIREAALKHDMYATFMAKPIQGQPGSAMHIHQSIVDKKTGKNVFTAEDGSETEAFGHFIGGMQKHVPAALVMFAPYVNSYRRLTQAASAPVNTKWGYDNRTTAFRVPRSDPAARRVENRIPSSDANPYVALAASLACGLIGIQQKIRPDAPVGTTANEDEIDLPRGLLEAVELFENDEQLRAMLGDVFVSTYAAIKKAEFETFMEVISPWEREYLLLNV, encoded by the coding sequence ATGCCTCCTGCGAAGAAGGAAGTCCGACCGTCAGGCCGAGGCGGCGGAAGACGCACGCCCGCATTCCTGAAGAACTACCGCGGCGTGAGGAACTGGAAGGAAGCCAGCCAGTGGCTGGAATGGCGCAGCATCGAGGACATCGAATGCATCACGCCGGACCAGGCCGGCGTCGCGCGCGGCAAGATGATGCCGTCGACGAAGTTTACCTCCAACACCTCGCTGGCATTGCCGTCCGCCCCGTTCATGATGACGATCTCCGGCGACTATCCGGAGGACGGCAACGGTTTCGAATATCCGGAGGATGACGGCGACCTGAAGCTGGTGCCGGATCTTTCGACCCTGTCGCTGGTGCCCTGGGAGACGGACCCGACGGCGCAGGTCATCTGCGACCTCGTCCACCAGGACGGGCGGCTGGTCGAGTTCACGCCGCGCAACGTGCTGCGTCGGGTGCTCGGCGAATACACCAGGATGGGGCTGAAGCCCGTGGTCGCGCCCGAGATCGAGTTCTATCTCGTGCGCAAGAACCCCGATCCCGACTATCCGCTCACGCCGCCGGTCGGACGCTCGGGCCGGCCGATCGCCGGCGGGTCGGGCTATTCGATCGCCGGCGTCAACGAGTTCGACGAACTGATCGACGACATCTACCACTTCTCGGCCAGCCAGGGTCTCGAGATCGACACGCTGATCCACGAAGAGGGTGCCGGACAGCTCGAGATCAACCTGCGCCACGGCGACCCGATCGAGCTCGCCGACCAGGTGTTCATGTTCAAGCGCACGATCCGCGAGGCGGCGCTGAAGCACGACATGTATGCGACCTTCATGGCGAAGCCGATCCAGGGCCAGCCGGGGTCCGCGATGCACATCCACCAGTCGATCGTGGACAAGAAGACCGGCAAGAACGTCTTCACCGCGGAGGACGGCTCGGAGACGGAGGCGTTCGGCCATTTCATCGGCGGCATGCAGAAGCACGTGCCTGCAGCACTCGTGATGTTCGCACCCTATGTGAACTCGTACCGGCGGCTGACCCAGGCCGCCTCCGCGCCGGTGAACACGAAGTGGGGCTATGATAACCGCACGACCGCTTTCCGTGTGCCGCGTTCGGACCCGGCGGCCCGCCGCGTCGAGAACCGCATCCCCTCCTCCGACGCCAACCCTTACGTGGCGCTCGCCGCCTCGCTCGCCTGCGGCCTGATCGGCATACAGCAGAAGATCCGGCCGGACGCGCCGGTCGGAACGACGGCGAACGAGGACGAGATCGACCTGCCGCGCGGCCTGCTTGAGGCCGTGGAGCTGTTCGAAAACGACGAGCAGCTGCGGGCGATGCTGGGCGACGTGTTCGTGTCGACCTATGCCGCCATCAAGAAGGCCGAGTTCGAGACCTTCATGGAGGTGATTAGCCCCTGGGAGCGGGAGTATCTGCTGCTGAACGTCTAG
- a CDS encoding WD40 repeat domain-containing protein: MQVGRLPQAILAIVAAAIGIWCLRAAYLLLGTSSTLSWTGDTALVAILGASGVVCLFGAMLVLLRLADRPRVDVQNTQQFGRFAVDTKPSRSLLVPLLAVAGVVGIAALGTHQFGLLRTTGQPVADSGQQASSEPGPSGSQAPPAAPATPSASVEEKTSPAPAAPEAPAEPAVSPPAPQETAAAPPIAAPPVEIAPPALPPVTTVPLPKPDPMPTQAEGHRDAVVWLSLATDGKSFLSASTDKTVKLWSIPDRKLVRTVASHPDMVRSAIFLPDGARIVTAGDDGEIVVRNLADGAPLHVFSAKDHGGVNKIAISPDGRRMVSGHEAGTVLFWDLEKLVPLHVERAHGWSVAGVAISDDGSRALSGSIDGDLKLWDVNEGTLLRYWGGHERGTYGMAFTHDGKLAVTGSGDRTIKLWDLESGRLVRQFDGHSQTVYAIALSGDGTRILSGSLDGTARLWDIENGAEIAQYVGHRGPVYSVAFGPEGTVLTGGYDRSIRIWREAGPPAVAVLAGAPQ; encoded by the coding sequence ATGCAGGTCGGCAGGCTTCCCCAAGCCATTCTCGCCATCGTGGCGGCGGCGATCGGCATCTGGTGCCTTCGCGCCGCCTACCTTTTGCTCGGCACGTCGTCGACGCTGTCATGGACGGGCGATACGGCTCTGGTGGCGATCCTCGGCGCCAGCGGCGTGGTCTGCCTGTTCGGAGCGATGCTCGTACTCCTGAGGCTGGCGGACAGGCCGCGCGTCGACGTCCAGAACACCCAGCAGTTCGGCAGGTTCGCGGTCGACACCAAGCCCAGCCGGTCGCTGCTGGTGCCCCTCCTCGCCGTTGCGGGCGTGGTCGGCATCGCGGCGCTTGGCACCCATCAGTTCGGCTTGCTGCGCACGACCGGACAGCCCGTCGCAGATTCTGGACAACAGGCGTCGAGCGAACCCGGCCCGTCCGGTTCTCAGGCGCCGCCGGCCGCACCCGCGACGCCTTCGGCGAGCGTCGAGGAAAAGACTTCGCCTGCGCCGGCCGCCCCCGAAGCGCCGGCCGAGCCTGCTGTCTCCCCGCCCGCGCCCCAGGAGACCGCCGCCGCGCCTCCGATTGCGGCACCGCCTGTCGAAATTGCCCCGCCGGCACTCCCTCCGGTCACGACCGTGCCGCTGCCGAAACCCGACCCCATGCCGACGCAGGCTGAAGGTCACCGCGACGCCGTGGTCTGGCTGTCGCTCGCGACGGACGGCAAGTCCTTCCTCAGCGCCAGCACGGACAAGACCGTCAAGCTCTGGAGCATTCCGGACAGGAAGCTGGTCAGGACCGTCGCAAGCCATCCCGACATGGTGCGATCGGCCATCTTCCTGCCCGACGGCGCGCGGATCGTCACGGCTGGCGACGATGGCGAGATCGTCGTCAGGAACCTGGCCGATGGGGCTCCACTGCACGTGTTCTCCGCCAAGGACCACGGCGGCGTGAACAAGATCGCGATCTCCCCCGACGGCCGGCGGATGGTGAGCGGGCACGAGGCGGGGACGGTGCTGTTCTGGGATCTCGAGAAGCTCGTGCCGCTGCACGTCGAACGCGCCCATGGCTGGTCGGTCGCCGGCGTCGCGATCTCGGACGATGGCAGCCGCGCGCTGAGCGGCAGCATCGACGGCGATCTGAAGCTCTGGGATGTCAACGAAGGCACGCTGCTGCGCTACTGGGGCGGGCACGAGCGCGGCACCTACGGCATGGCCTTCACCCACGACGGAAAGTTAGCGGTGACCGGCAGCGGCGACCGGACGATCAAGCTGTGGGACCTGGAGAGCGGGCGGCTTGTGCGCCAGTTCGACGGGCATTCGCAGACCGTCTATGCGATCGCGCTGTCGGGCGACGGCACGCGGATCCTCAGCGGCTCGCTCGACGGCACGGCGCGACTGTGGGATATCGAGAACGGCGCCGAAATCGCCCAGTATGTCGGCCATCGCGGACCGGTCTATTCGGTCGCCTTCGGGCCGGAGGGCACCGTGCTGACGGGCGGCTACGACCGGTCCATTCGCATCTGGCGCGAAGCGGGGCCGCCGGCCGTCGCAGTGCTTGCGGGCGCTCCGCAATAG
- a CDS encoding SMc00767 family acetate metabolism repressor, whose protein sequence is MTPRTRVKERAEEQSSSMNDDQQAVIRMVANDLHRLNQSVMKAVEAGVSVELVRSARHHGGEGNWGDLLIPVIVTQSHKS, encoded by the coding sequence ATGACCCCAAGGACCCGTGTCAAGGAACGCGCCGAGGAACAGTCCTCGTCGATGAACGACGACCAGCAGGCGGTGATCCGCATGGTCGCCAACGACCTGCACCGCCTGAACCAGTCGGTGATGAAGGCCGTCGAGGCCGGTGTATCGGTCGAGCTGGTCCGTTCGGCCCGCCATCACGGCGGCGAAGGCAACTGGGGCGATCTGCTGATCCCGGTGATCGTGACGCAATCGCACAAGAGCTGA
- the aceA gene encoding isocitrate lyase encodes MTDFYNLVPSAPEGRYEGIERPYSPEDVKRLRGSVQIRQTLAEMGANRLWKLLHEENFINALGAMSGNQAMQQVRAGLKAIYLSGWQVAADANTASAMYPDQSLYPANAAPELVKRINRTLQRADQIETSEGNGLSVDTWFAPIVADAEAGFGGPLNAFEIMKAFIEAGAAGVHFEDQLASEKKCGHLGGKVLIPTAAHIRNLNAARLAADVMGTSTLIVARTDAEAAKLLTSDIDERDQPFVDYDAGRTVEGFYQVRNGIEPCIARAIAYAPNCDLIWMETGKPDLAQARKFAEAVHKAHPGKMLAYNCSPSFNWKKNLDDATIAKFQRELGAMGYKFQFITLAGFHQLNYGMFELARGYKDRQMAAYSELQEAEFAAEANGYTATKHQREVGTGYFDAVSMAITGGKSSTTAMHESTEHEQFRPAAE; translated from the coding sequence ATGACCGATTTTTACAATCTCGTCCCGTCCGCACCGGAAGGCCGCTACGAGGGCATCGAGCGCCCCTACAGCCCTGAAGACGTCAAGCGGCTGCGCGGCTCGGTCCAGATCAGGCAGACGCTGGCCGAGATGGGCGCAAACCGCCTCTGGAAGCTCCTTCACGAAGAGAACTTCATCAACGCGCTCGGCGCCATGTCGGGCAACCAGGCGATGCAGCAGGTGCGCGCCGGCCTGAAGGCGATCTACCTGTCCGGCTGGCAGGTCGCCGCCGACGCCAACACGGCGTCCGCCATGTATCCGGACCAGTCGCTCTACCCGGCCAACGCGGCGCCGGAGCTCGTCAAGCGCATCAACCGCACGCTGCAGCGCGCCGACCAGATCGAAACCTCTGAAGGCAATGGCCTGTCGGTCGACACCTGGTTCGCCCCGATCGTGGCGGATGCCGAAGCCGGCTTCGGCGGCCCGCTCAACGCGTTCGAGATCATGAAGGCGTTCATTGAGGCAGGCGCGGCCGGCGTCCACTTCGAGGACCAGCTGGCATCCGAGAAGAAGTGCGGCCATCTCGGCGGCAAGGTGCTGATCCCGACCGCGGCGCATATCCGCAACCTCAACGCGGCACGCCTCGCCGCCGACGTCATGGGCACCTCGACGCTGATCGTCGCCCGCACCGACGCCGAGGCGGCGAAGCTCCTGACCTCGGACATCGACGAGCGCGACCAGCCCTTCGTCGACTACGACGCCGGCCGCACGGTCGAGGGCTTCTACCAGGTGCGCAACGGCATCGAGCCGTGCATCGCCCGCGCCATCGCCTACGCGCCGAACTGCGACCTGATCTGGATGGAGACCGGCAAGCCGGACCTCGCCCAGGCGCGGAAGTTCGCCGAGGCCGTGCACAAGGCGCATCCGGGCAAGATGCTGGCCTACAACTGCTCGCCGTCCTTCAACTGGAAGAAGAACCTGGACGACGCGACCATCGCCAAGTTCCAGCGTGAACTCGGCGCTATGGGCTACAAGTTCCAGTTCATCACGCTGGCGGGCTTCCACCAGCTCAACTACGGCATGTTCGAGCTCGCCCGCGGCTACAAGGATCGCCAGATGGCGGCCTATTCGGAGCTGCAGGAGGCCGAGTTCGCGGCGGAGGCCAACGGCTACACCGCGACGAAGCACCAGCGCGAGGTCGGCACCGGCTACTTCGACGCCGTGTCGATGGCGATCACCGGCGGCAAGTCGTCGACCACCGCCATGCACGAGTCGACGGAGCACGAGCAGTTCCGTCCGGCCGCCGAGTAA
- a CDS encoding helix-turn-helix domain-containing protein: MAEQKIFAGPRIRRIRNAKGLTQTAMAEGLGISPSYLNLIERNQRPLTVQLILKLASVYKVEPDELQAEAGGTISALKEVFADPLLAGELPGDQELLEIAEAAPNVSSGVIKLFRAYREQAERLSDLSEMLARDGRATALSSARLPIDEVHEVFERRANHFASIEEEAEAFTALLQPGDDLAGALKAWLKREAGIVVRVLPVATMPNWRRRYDRHSQRLFISERLSPFDQLREIAMEACLVRMSVAIGAELQALKLSSDEARRLARFELARYAAHALMMPYGAFHSAAVRARYDIDVLRSRFGVSFEQAANRLTMLQRPGAQGVPFFMLEVDNAGHRFRKAGAQGFPQARFGGGCPKLSVHAAFAQPAQILVEAVEMPDGAEFLTIARTLEGPQGAFNERPRRTALLLGCDIGFREEIVYAMALPGGQPGTAAKPGQVPATPVGPACRLCERSGCLARAEPPVTRPLGLDEMVTGLSAFDFR, from the coding sequence ATGGCCGAGCAGAAGATCTTCGCCGGACCGCGCATCCGGCGCATCCGCAACGCCAAGGGATTAACCCAGACGGCGATGGCCGAGGGGCTGGGCATCTCGCCCTCCTATCTTAATCTGATCGAGCGCAACCAGCGGCCGCTGACCGTCCAGCTCATCCTCAAGCTCGCCTCCGTCTACAAGGTGGAACCCGACGAGTTGCAGGCCGAGGCGGGCGGCACGATTTCCGCCCTGAAGGAGGTGTTCGCCGACCCGCTCCTGGCCGGCGAACTGCCCGGCGACCAGGAACTGCTGGAGATCGCCGAAGCCGCGCCCAATGTCTCGTCGGGCGTGATCAAGCTTTTCCGCGCCTATCGCGAGCAGGCCGAGCGGCTGTCGGACCTGTCTGAGATGCTCGCGCGTGACGGCCGCGCCACGGCGCTGTCCTCAGCCCGCCTGCCGATCGACGAGGTGCACGAGGTGTTCGAGCGGCGGGCGAACCACTTCGCCTCGATCGAGGAGGAGGCGGAGGCATTCACGGCGCTGCTCCAGCCCGGCGATGACCTCGCCGGTGCGTTGAAGGCCTGGCTGAAGCGCGAGGCGGGGATCGTCGTGCGCGTGCTGCCGGTCGCCACCATGCCCAACTGGCGCCGCCGCTACGATCGCCATTCGCAGCGCCTGTTCATCTCGGAGCGGCTGTCGCCGTTCGACCAGCTGCGCGAGATCGCGATGGAGGCTTGCCTCGTGCGCATGAGCGTGGCGATCGGGGCCGAGCTCCAGGCGCTGAAACTGTCGTCGGACGAGGCGCGCAGGCTGGCGCGCTTCGAGCTGGCGCGCTACGCCGCCCATGCGCTGATGATGCCTTACGGCGCGTTCCATTCCGCGGCTGTGCGGGCGCGTTACGATATCGACGTGCTGCGCTCGCGCTTCGGCGTCTCCTTCGAGCAGGCGGCGAACCGGCTGACGATGCTGCAGCGGCCGGGCGCGCAGGGCGTGCCCTTCTTCATGCTGGAGGTCGACAATGCCGGCCACCGCTTCCGCAAGGCGGGCGCGCAAGGGTTCCCGCAGGCGCGCTTCGGCGGCGGCTGCCCGAAGCTCTCGGTCCACGCCGCGTTCGCCCAGCCGGCCCAGATCCTCGTCGAGGCTGTCGAGATGCCGGACGGGGCGGAATTCCTGACCATCGCCCGCACGCTCGAAGGCCCGCAGGGCGCCTTCAACGAACGCCCCCGCCGCACCGCGCTGCTGCTCGGCTGCGACATCGGCTTCAGGGAGGAGATCGTCTACGCCATGGCGCTGCCGGGCGGCCAGCCCGGCACGGCGGCAAAGCCCGGCCAGGTTCCGGCGACGCCCGTTGGGCCGGCCTGCCGTCTGTGCGAGCGCTCCGGCTGCCTGGCGCGGGCCGAACCGCCGGTGACGCGGCCATTGGGTTTGGACGAGATGGTGACGGGACTGAGCGCGTTCGATTTCAGGTGA
- a CDS encoding type II toxin-antitoxin system RelE/ParE family toxin: MASEVVWLEEARENLDEIIAHIAEASPAAARKYRSGLVNACRKLADFPRSGRRYNDLFRALIYRNHIIFYQVIGNADRVHIVMVIDARRDVDGIVLDLLT; encoded by the coding sequence ATGGCGAGTGAAGTCGTTTGGCTCGAGGAAGCGAGGGAAAACCTCGACGAAATCATTGCGCATATAGCAGAAGCCAGCCCTGCAGCGGCACGAAAATATCGATCAGGTCTCGTCAACGCATGCAGAAAGCTTGCGGATTTTCCGCGATCGGGCCGACGCTACAACGATCTGTTTCGAGCATTGATCTATCGTAATCACATCATCTTCTATCAAGTCATCGGTAACGCCGACCGTGTCCATATCGTGATGGTCATCGATGCGCGACGGGACGTAGACGGTATCGTCCTCGATCTCCTCACCTGA
- a CDS encoding NADPH:quinone reductase — translation MQAAWYEHNGAAAQVLHVGEMETPEPGLNEVRVKIHTSGVNPSDVKSRRGRPLMWPRIIPHSDGAGVIDAVGKGVDHARIGERVWIWNGQWKRPFGTAAEYCVLPAEQAVHLPSKIDFATGACLGIPALTALQALRLLGPVGGKTLLITGAGSSVGYYASQFAKARGARVIGTASAAKAEHARSGGADFVVDYQNKDVAKVVKDLTKGKGVDGIIDMDLSSTARLIAEAVMAPHGTMVCYGSNQPTDIALNFLALLWNSYTLKFFLLYELKPEDRKATIAELTKALEDGGIRHSIGPRFLLRDIARAHEEVEAGRSVGNVVLDVG, via the coding sequence ATGCAAGCAGCCTGGTACGAACACAACGGCGCCGCAGCACAGGTGCTGCATGTCGGCGAGATGGAGACGCCCGAACCGGGGCTGAACGAGGTGCGGGTGAAGATCCACACCTCGGGCGTGAACCCTTCCGACGTCAAGAGCCGGCGCGGGCGGCCGCTGATGTGGCCGCGCATCATCCCGCATTCGGACGGGGCCGGCGTGATCGACGCCGTCGGCAAGGGCGTGGACCATGCCCGCATCGGCGAGCGCGTCTGGATCTGGAACGGGCAGTGGAAGCGGCCGTTCGGCACCGCGGCCGAATATTGCGTGCTTCCCGCCGAGCAGGCGGTGCACCTTCCCTCGAAGATCGACTTCGCGACCGGCGCGTGCCTGGGCATTCCCGCGCTGACCGCGCTTCAGGCCCTGCGCCTGCTCGGCCCCGTCGGTGGCAAGACGCTGCTCATCACCGGCGCCGGATCGTCGGTCGGCTATTATGCCTCTCAGTTCGCCAAGGCGCGCGGCGCGCGCGTGATCGGCACCGCCTCTGCGGCCAAGGCCGAGCATGCCCGCAGCGGCGGAGCCGACTTCGTTGTCGACTACCAGAACAAGGATGTCGCCAAGGTCGTGAAGGACCTGACCAAGGGCAAGGGCGTCGACGGCATCATCGACATGGACCTCTCCTCGACCGCGCGGCTGATAGCCGAAGCGGTGATGGCGCCGCACGGGACGATGGTCTGCTACGGCTCGAACCAGCCGACCGACATCGCGCTCAATTTCCTCGCCCTGCTCTGGAACAGCTACACGCTGAAATTCTTCCTCCTCTACGAGCTCAAGCCGGAGGACCGTAAGGCGACGATCGCCGAACTGACCAAGGCGCTCGAGGACGGTGGCATCCGCCACTCGATCGGCCCGCGCTTCCTGCTGCGCGACATTGCGAGGGCGCATGAGGAGGTCGAAGCCGGCAGGTCGGTCGGCAACGTGGTGCTGGATGTGGGGTGA
- a CDS encoding type II toxin-antitoxin system RelE/ParE family toxin: protein MASIVWRDRAVRHLNEIEEYIRARSPNAAARYISELRIAVASLAEFPDKGRRFDSKRRILVFRNHVILMSSTRNRIASSWRTSSMEDATFQT from the coding sequence GTGGCTAGCATCGTCTGGCGGGATCGCGCTGTCCGCCATCTCAACGAGATCGAAGAATATATCCGGGCACGCAGTCCCAACGCTGCCGCACGCTACATCTCCGAGCTGAGGATAGCAGTCGCATCGCTCGCCGAATTTCCGGACAAGGGGCGGCGTTTCGACAGCAAGCGGCGGATCCTCGTTTTTCGCAATCACGTGATCCTTATGTCGTCGACACGCAATCGGATCGCGTCTTCGTGGCGGACGTCATCGATGGAAGACGCGACATTCCAAACCTGA